The genomic interval GGGCGCTTCACGGGTTGCCAATGCTACCAGCGCGGGGTCGGCGGTATTTTTACACACCCGCATCACATCTTCATAGTGTTTTTCGGGGGAGTCGTCTATGCCCATGGCTTTTTGCCGCCGCGTTCCTCCGGCGCTCATATGACCTGCCGAAAGGTGCAAAGTCCCGCCAATTTTGTCGGCCTTCTCAATCACCAGTACTTTAGCTCCCTGTTCGGCTGCCGTAATGGCGCAGGGCATTCCGGCAGTTCCTGCCCCAACAACAATCAAATCGTATTTTTGAGCCGCACATTGGCCAAGCAAGTCAGAAACGTCATTCATCGTAACAAGTCCGATAAGGCCTATTTGTTTAATAAAATGCCGCCGCGGATGCGAATTTTCATTTTCCATTATTTTACAGGTATTTATTTAAAAAACTGTTTGTCAGTAAGTTGCAAGGCGCCGGTTGCAAATAGTTAATCAAGTTAATCAATTTATTCAAACCTGCAATTAAACAACTACTTTTTTAGGTCGGTCTTATTTGTATACCTTTGCCCTCCTGATGCCAACCCAATGGAGCAGTACTACGAGCTTTTTTTTTGCAAAACCCTGTTAAACAAGCAATTAATGGAATCCATTATCTGTATTGATGGTGTCGTAGGCGCCGGAAAGACAACCCTTGGTGAGATTGTTGCCAAAGAATTTGCGCTGGAGTTTTTCCGCGAACCTGTGGACGACAACCCGTTGTTAGACAAGTTCTACTATGACCAAAAGCGATACAGTTTTCCTTTGCAGGTGTATTTTCTGAACAAACGTTTTCGCATGTTAAAAGAGGCATCGCAACTCAGCGGCTGTGTGATGGACAGAAGCATTTACGGCGATGTGATTTTTGCCAAACTGCTGATGCTGGGCGGCAATATGTCGTCGGAAGAGTTTGCACTTTACGAAGAACTGCTGCACAATATGCTGGAGCATGTCAGCCGCCCCCGACTGATGGTCTATCTGGATATTACGACGGATAACGCCATTGCACGCATCAAAGAAAGGGGCAGAGATTTTGAGCAAGTTGTGCCGCGCGACTATTGGGAAGCGCTGAATCAACATTACAATGCATATTTTAAGCATTACAATTTCTCCGAACTGCTTACGATTGATGCCAATGATTTGGACTGGCGCAAGAGCAAGGAAGATTTGCGCTATGTGCTCGAGCTGATAGACAGTAAATTAGGCGCGGTAAAAACCAAATAGCCTGCTTGCATTAGAACATGCTGTTTTGCCGCAAAGGATTGCTGCGCGGTTTTAATCCGACATCCCAAATCCGCACTCCGAAATCCTGTCAGGAATCGGTTTTAAACCATTCCAATTGTCGGTTTACCGCGGCAACAAACTCATCGAGGCGGTCATTGCGGCGGTCGGTAAAGTAGTGCAACACATGGTTGCCCGTCAGTTCAACATTGATTTGCCAACTGCCCAACCAACCGTAGTAAGCCAAAATAAACCCGCTGATAGCCAGCGATGTA from Rhodoflexus caldus carries:
- a CDS encoding deoxynucleoside kinase, producing the protein MESIICIDGVVGAGKTTLGEIVAKEFALEFFREPVDDNPLLDKFYYDQKRYSFPLQVYFLNKRFRMLKEASQLSGCVMDRSIYGDVIFAKLLMLGGNMSSEEFALYEELLHNMLEHVSRPRLMVYLDITTDNAIARIKERGRDFEQVVPRDYWEALNQHYNAYFKHYNFSELLTIDANDLDWRKSKEDLRYVLELIDSKLGAVKTK